From Actinopolymorpha sp. NPDC004070, the proteins below share one genomic window:
- a CDS encoding DUF4040 domain-containing protein, translating into MFWVLDFACLAVILGAAVMVVRLRTLTGAVVALSAVGTVLTLLFVVLGAPDVAHAEVAVGAIALPVLFLVAIGKIRTVVEPDQVGEPSVDYPPDPGRTDPTRRPRGTGAGEPEGSGG; encoded by the coding sequence ATGTTCTGGGTGCTCGACTTCGCCTGCCTGGCGGTGATTCTCGGCGCCGCGGTCATGGTCGTCCGCCTGCGTACTCTCACCGGAGCCGTGGTGGCGCTGTCGGCCGTGGGCACCGTGCTCACCCTGCTGTTCGTCGTCCTCGGCGCCCCTGACGTCGCACACGCCGAGGTCGCGGTGGGCGCGATCGCCCTGCCCGTGCTCTTCCTCGTCGCCATCGGCAAGATCCGTACGGTGGTCGAACCCGACCAGGTGGGCGAGCCTTCCGTCGACTATCCGCCCGATCCCGGGCGTACCGACCCGACGCGACGCCCACGGGGGACCGGAGCCGGTGAGCCCGAGGGGTCGGGCGGATGA
- a CDS encoding MnhB domain-containing protein — MVGAVLSLGFLAVLVVALLGLPGDRAPLPAVARQALEMSLPVWHSTEPVNVVVYGVRGFDTFGETFLLLAAVVGVILLARTREPRAGFVGEEEAAGPEQRAEDPGAEGHQEATGQGGEGNEEGTARTAERAEQTGDGGRREAPLTPDDEPLGTPAPERAQGMSVVVRGGIRTAAPLLAVMGLYLVAWGYSPGGGFPGGAVLLGVVLLVYAALGYGAISRVIRPGLLEPLELAGALAICALGLVGLAVAGAFWANWLPVAPAQTIRSGGIVQAFSVAELVEVSTGLTLAVFGLLGMRHDWTPDPDDGDGDGNGNGDNHRGGSGGGR, encoded by the coding sequence GTGGTCGGAGCGGTCCTCTCGCTGGGCTTCCTGGCAGTGCTGGTGGTCGCATTGCTGGGACTGCCCGGTGACCGGGCGCCGTTGCCGGCCGTCGCCCGGCAGGCGCTGGAGATGTCGCTGCCGGTCTGGCACTCGACCGAGCCCGTCAACGTCGTGGTGTACGGCGTTCGCGGGTTCGACACCTTCGGCGAGACGTTCTTGTTGCTGGCAGCCGTCGTGGGAGTGATCCTGCTCGCCCGCACCAGGGAGCCGCGCGCGGGCTTCGTCGGCGAGGAGGAGGCGGCCGGACCTGAGCAGCGGGCGGAGGACCCGGGCGCGGAAGGGCATCAGGAAGCGACCGGCCAAGGCGGAGAGGGGAACGAGGAAGGCACCGCCCGGACCGCGGAACGGGCCGAGCAGACCGGCGACGGCGGCCGCCGGGAGGCGCCGCTCACCCCCGACGACGAGCCGCTCGGGACGCCGGCGCCCGAGCGCGCGCAGGGCATGTCGGTGGTGGTCCGCGGCGGCATCCGCACCGCGGCGCCCCTGCTCGCGGTCATGGGCCTCTACCTCGTCGCCTGGGGGTACTCGCCCGGGGGTGGTTTCCCGGGTGGTGCGGTCCTGCTCGGCGTCGTCCTGCTCGTCTACGCCGCGCTCGGCTACGGCGCGATCAGCCGGGTGATCCGGCCCGGCCTGCTGGAGCCGCTCGAACTCGCCGGCGCGCTGGCCATCTGTGCCCTCGGCCTGGTGGGCCTCGCGGTCGCCGGCGCGTTCTGGGCGAACTGGCTGCCGGTCGCGCCCGCGCAGACGATCCGCTCCGGCGGAATCGTGCAGGCGTTCTCGGTGGCGGAGCTGGTGGAGGTGTCGACCGGCCTCACCCTCGCGGTGTTCGGGCTGCTCGGCATGCGCCACGACTGGACGCCCGACCCCGACGACGGCGACGGCGACGGTAACGGGAACGGCGACAACCATCGCGGTGGCTCCGGGGGCGGTCGGTGA
- a CDS encoding sodium:proton antiporter, with product MIHVNYVAAAALFCVGLYAVLTRRNLLRMVMGLSLMESSTYLLLVSMAYRRGSTAPVLLDPPPGKTASQLAAGNVADPVLQNFCITAVVIGVAVTAVFLAVVVRIAQHHRTLDADEVRAMGG from the coding sequence GTGATCCACGTCAACTACGTCGCCGCTGCGGCGTTGTTCTGCGTCGGCCTGTACGCCGTCCTCACCCGGCGCAACCTGCTGCGGATGGTGATGGGCCTGTCCCTGATGGAGTCCTCGACCTACCTGTTGCTGGTGTCGATGGCCTACCGGCGAGGCTCCACCGCGCCGGTCCTGCTCGACCCGCCGCCGGGAAAGACGGCGAGCCAACTGGCGGCCGGCAACGTCGCCGACCCGGTCCTGCAGAACTTCTGCATCACCGCCGTGGTCATCGGGGTCGCGGTCACGGCGGTGTTCCTGGCGGTCGTGGTCCGGATCGCCCAGCACCACCGCACCCTGGACGCCGACGAGGTGCGGGCGATGGGCGGATGA
- a CDS encoding proton-conducting transporter membrane subunit — protein sequence MSTTSLTSTSTLDSLLPLPAVVLIIGATVCPLLGRVSSRAPVIVAVLACGTASGILALFAPAVYSGRLLVTYLGGWTPKDGAALGIAFAADPFGLSYALAVTVVSLVLTVFTLSMLGGLGRRELGGYACLFLLLAAALVGIALTADAFNMFVWLEVAALASYALTGFFLERPTALEAAFKILVLTTIGTFCVFVGTGILYARYGALNLGQLHHALEPRAGVVGLLALGLVITGYGTKAGLIPFHGWLADAHTAAPGPVSAMFSGLMVSLGVVGIARFAFLVYGRPTPVLGVLMVVGVVSAVVGALLSLGQDDLKRLLAYDTVSQIGVVTAGLAIGTRLGVAGGAYQLLNHTLFKTLLFLCAGTVLHTTGKERLSELGGLARKMPLVAAAFLVGVLAISGLPPLNGYVSVGLIHEGLEETHQYVPLAALLLSQAVTVAALGRATWRVFFGPARGPAPAGESARPGMVAGFLALATLCVAFGAVPELLLDRVLGPAADWLLDAGDYGRSVLAGGGHVTLGPALTFDYLAPKSLLVALATAAVGVLLARRYAGDRVPGGLVTPLRRLHTGSVNDYASFLVAGLLLVCGGLLAGRLG from the coding sequence ATGAGCACGACGAGCCTGACGAGCACGTCCACGCTGGACTCGCTGCTGCCGTTGCCCGCGGTCGTCCTCATCATCGGTGCGACGGTGTGCCCGCTGCTGGGGAGGGTCTCCTCCCGGGCGCCGGTGATCGTGGCGGTGCTGGCCTGCGGCACGGCGAGCGGGATCCTGGCGCTGTTCGCTCCCGCGGTCTACTCCGGCCGGCTGCTGGTGACCTACCTCGGTGGCTGGACGCCGAAGGACGGCGCGGCCCTCGGCATCGCGTTCGCCGCCGATCCGTTCGGGCTGAGCTACGCGCTCGCGGTGACGGTGGTGAGCCTGGTGCTCACGGTGTTCACGTTGTCGATGCTGGGCGGGCTGGGCCGCCGCGAACTCGGGGGTTACGCCTGTCTGTTCCTGCTGCTGGCCGCCGCCCTGGTGGGGATCGCGCTGACCGCCGACGCGTTCAACATGTTCGTGTGGCTGGAGGTCGCGGCACTGGCGAGCTACGCGCTGACCGGCTTCTTCCTGGAACGCCCGACCGCGCTGGAGGCGGCGTTCAAGATCTTGGTCCTGACCACGATCGGGACGTTCTGCGTCTTCGTCGGCACCGGCATCCTGTACGCGCGGTACGGCGCGCTCAACCTCGGTCAGCTGCACCACGCGCTCGAACCCCGCGCGGGGGTGGTCGGGCTGCTCGCGCTGGGCCTGGTCATCACCGGCTACGGCACCAAGGCCGGGCTGATCCCGTTCCACGGCTGGCTGGCCGACGCGCACACCGCCGCGCCGGGTCCGGTGTCGGCGATGTTCTCCGGCCTGATGGTGAGCCTGGGCGTGGTCGGGATCGCCAGGTTCGCCTTTCTGGTCTACGGCCGGCCAACGCCCGTGCTAGGCGTGCTGATGGTGGTGGGCGTCGTCTCCGCGGTGGTGGGCGCGCTGCTGAGCCTGGGGCAGGACGACCTGAAACGGCTGCTGGCGTACGACACGGTGTCCCAGATCGGCGTGGTGACGGCGGGTCTGGCGATCGGGACCCGGCTCGGCGTGGCCGGTGGGGCGTACCAACTGCTCAACCACACGCTGTTCAAGACGCTGCTGTTCCTGTGCGCGGGCACGGTCCTGCACACCACCGGCAAGGAACGCCTGTCCGAACTCGGCGGGCTGGCCCGGAAGATGCCCCTGGTGGCGGCGGCGTTCCTGGTGGGCGTGCTCGCGATCTCCGGACTCCCGCCGCTGAACGGCTACGTGTCGGTGGGGCTGATCCACGAGGGACTGGAGGAGACCCACCAGTACGTCCCGCTGGCGGCTCTCCTCCTCAGTCAGGCGGTCACCGTGGCGGCACTGGGCCGGGCGACGTGGCGGGTGTTCTTCGGACCGGCCCGGGGTCCGGCCCCGGCCGGTGAGTCCGCGCGGCCGGGGATGGTCGCCGGGTTCCTCGCCCTGGCGACGCTGTGCGTGGCCTTCGGCGCGGTGCCGGAGCTGCTGCTGGACCGGGTGCTCGGCCCGGCCGCGGACTGGTTGCTGGACGCGGGCGACTACGGCCGGTCCGTGCTGGCCGGTGGAGGGCACGTGACGCTCGGCCCGGCGCTCACCTTCGACTATCTCGCGCCGAAGTCGCTGCTGGTCGCCCTCGCCACTGCGGCCGTCGGCGTGCTGCTGGCCCGGCGGTACGCCGGCGACCGCGTGCCCGGCGGCTTGGTGACACCGCTGCGCAGGCTGCACACCGGGTCGGTGAACGACTACGCGAGCTTCCTGGTGGCCGGGCTGCTGCTGGTGTGCGGAGGGCTGCTGGCCGGGCGGCTTGGGTAG
- a CDS encoding DNA-formamidopyrimidine glycosylase family protein, translated as MPELPDVEGFRRVVSDHAVGARVEGVQVADEGVLRGVSGRVFRRRIVGATLTEPHRHGKWLVVPLAGSGGAERPTGHPTEHRPDDPSVVFHFGMTGGLSWVPAERVGEEPPHRHDRVVLRTEGGELRFRDMRKLQGIRLAESDHAVDVLLGGLGPDAATVTAAGFRQQVRPLRRQLKPALMDQTVIAGLGNLLVDETMWRAGLRPDRPTAGLDDAALNRLHARMRTVVRHSMRHGRVPANPSWLTGHRDPGQDQICPRCGTPLRRGRVGGRTTVWCPRCQPG; from the coding sequence ATGCCCGAACTCCCTGACGTGGAAGGTTTCCGGCGGGTGGTGAGCGACCACGCGGTCGGAGCCCGCGTCGAGGGCGTACAGGTCGCCGACGAGGGAGTTCTGCGCGGCGTGAGCGGCCGGGTGTTTCGGCGCCGGATCGTCGGCGCGACGCTCACCGAACCCCACCGGCACGGCAAGTGGCTGGTCGTGCCGCTCGCCGGTTCCGGCGGCGCCGAACGCCCCACCGGACACCCCACCGAACACCGGCCGGACGACCCGAGCGTGGTCTTCCACTTCGGCATGACGGGCGGGTTGTCGTGGGTGCCGGCAGAGCGGGTGGGGGAGGAGCCCCCGCACCGCCACGACCGGGTGGTCCTGCGTACCGAAGGTGGCGAGCTGCGGTTCCGCGACATGCGGAAATTACAGGGGATCCGGTTGGCCGAGAGCGACCACGCCGTCGACGTGCTGCTGGGCGGCCTCGGCCCGGACGCCGCGACGGTGACGGCGGCGGGTTTCCGTCAGCAGGTAAGGCCGTTACGGCGTCAACTCAAGCCTGCGCTGATGGACCAGACCGTGATCGCCGGCCTCGGCAACCTGCTGGTGGACGAGACCATGTGGCGTGCCGGGCTGCGCCCCGACCGGCCGACCGCCGGGCTCGACGACGCCGCGCTGAACCGTCTCCACGCCCGGATGCGCACGGTCGTACGGCACAGCATGCGCCATGGCCGGGTGCCGGCGAATCCGTCCTGGCTGACCGGGCACCGCGACCCGGGACAGGACCAGATCTGCCCCCGGTGCGGCACCCCGCTTCGGCGCGGCCGGGTCGGCGGGCGGACGACCGTGTGGTGCCCGCGCTGCCAGCCCGGCTGA